One window from the genome of Bacillus weihaiensis encodes:
- a CDS encoding quinone oxidoreductase family protein: MKAVLQTEFGDSGVLKYTDVEIPKIGKKEVLIKVAYTSVNYADIKKRTGNKGKGNFPLILGLDVAGTIEEVSADSSFSKGDRVIAFPKGGTYAEFGVANEQLVFKIPDNLSFEQAAAMPTVSILSYILFYEIGQVKKADTIVIHSAAGGVGSMLVQLAKLAGVQKVIGTVGNLKKENYVKRLGVDVVCTYETFAEEVLKQTNNLGANVIFDSVAGEVTSRSLECLALYGTLVQFGNSSGKAGTLKTSDVHSSCRNVKGFSLGTTRKHDPARLAPVAEKVLELFATNKITLPIERIFDLSDAVQAHRLIESRNYEGKILIKI, translated from the coding sequence ATGAAAGCAGTATTACAAACAGAGTTTGGTGATTCTGGCGTACTCAAATATACAGATGTTGAGATACCGAAGATAGGTAAAAAAGAAGTCTTAATTAAAGTTGCATATACGAGTGTGAATTATGCAGATATAAAAAAACGTACAGGAAATAAAGGGAAAGGTAATTTTCCTTTAATCCTTGGATTAGATGTTGCAGGAACAATTGAAGAGGTTTCCGCTGACTCAAGTTTTTCTAAGGGAGACCGTGTAATAGCTTTCCCAAAAGGTGGTACGTATGCAGAATTTGGAGTTGCGAATGAACAACTAGTTTTTAAGATTCCAGATAACTTATCATTTGAACAGGCGGCGGCAATGCCAACTGTATCCATTTTAAGCTATATACTTTTTTATGAAATTGGACAAGTGAAGAAAGCAGATACCATTGTTATCCACAGTGCAGCTGGTGGTGTGGGCTCGATGCTCGTCCAATTAGCAAAATTAGCAGGAGTTCAAAAGGTTATCGGAACCGTTGGAAATCTAAAAAAAGAGAATTATGTAAAAAGACTGGGTGTTGATGTGGTTTGTACTTACGAAACATTTGCAGAGGAAGTTTTAAAACAAACAAATAACTTAGGTGCTAATGTTATCTTTGATTCTGTTGCTGGCGAAGTTACAAGTCGGAGTTTAGAATGTTTAGCATTATATGGCACACTCGTGCAATTTGGCAATAGCAGTGGCAAAGCTGGTACGTTAAAAACAAGCGATGTTCATAGTAGTTGTAGGAATGTAAAAGGTTTTAGCTTAGGAACAACAAGAAAACACGATCCAGCACGACTAGCACCTGTCGCTGAAAAAGTTTTGGAACTATTTGCCACAAATAAAATTACACTTCCAATCGAACGAATTTTCGATTTAAGTGATGCAGTACAAGCTCATAGATTAATTGAAAGCCGTAATTATGAAGGGAAAATTTTGATAAAGATCTAA